One window from the genome of Strix uralensis isolate ZFMK-TIS-50842 chromosome 22, bStrUra1, whole genome shotgun sequence encodes:
- the GIP gene encoding gastric inhibitory polypeptide, whose translation MMSFKVLSLLLASLGFVLMEENISGVSTRTPSARPVQRRYSEATLASDYSRTMDNMLKKNFVEWLLARREKKSDNIIESYKREAEPQVSAANGQRLDLGTQEAKDFFAWLLKAKKNQSLTSLEGSEGLKDVLSQDFLTWLMLTDLCRPMSV comes from the exons ATGATGTCTTTCAAAGTTCTCTCTCTGCTCCTCGCttctctgggttttgttttgatggAAGAAAACATCTCGGG TGTAAGTACAAGGACTCCCAGTGCCAGACCAGTGCAAAGACGCTACTCTGAGGCCACCCTGGCAAGCGATTACAGCCGCACGATGGATAACATGCTGAAGAAGAACTTTGTGGAATGGTTGCTAGCCAGACGGGAGAAGAAAAGCGA CAACATCATCGAGTCGTACAAGCGGGAAGCTGAGCCCCAAGTATCAGCTGCGAATGGTCAGAGGTTGGACCTGGGCACTCAGGAAGCCAAAGACTTCTTCGCCTGGCTTCTAAAAGCCAAGAAAAATCAGAG TTTGACTTCTCTGGAAGGTTCAGAAGGTTTGAAGGATGTTTTGAGCCAGGATTTTCTGACATGGCTGATGCTGACTGATCTCTGCAGACCGAT GTCTGTGTAA
- the SNF8 gene encoding vacuolar-sorting protein SNF8 isoform X2 has translation MHRRGVGAGAIAKKKLAEAKYKERGTVLAEDQLAQMSKQLDMFKTNLEEFASKHKQEIRKNPEFRVQFQDMCATIGVDPLASGKGFWSEMLGVGDFYYELGVQIIEVCLALKHRNGGLITLEELHQQVLKGRGKFAQDVSQDDLLRAIKKLKVLGNGFGIIPVGGTYLVQSVPAELNMDHTVVLQLAEEHLLKEGMAWLDTQAAGEPQYWLPALFTELYSQEITPEEAKEAIP, from the exons atGCACCGGCGGGGGGTGGGCGCGGGCGCCATCGCCAAGAAGAAGCTCGCGGAG GCGAAGTACAAGGAGCGAGGGACGGTCTTGGCCGAGGACCAGCTGGCCCAG ATGTCTAAGCAGCTGGACATGTTTAAGACCAACTTAGAAGAGTTTGCCAGCAAACACAAGCAAGAGATCCGTAAAAACCCCGAGTTCCGGGTCCAGTTCCAGGATATGTGTGCAACAATCGGAGTGGATCCTTTGGCAT CTGGTAAGGGATTCTGGTCAGAGATGCTGGGAGTTGGAGACTTTTACTATGAACTGGGTGTGCAGATCATTGAAGTTTGCCTGGCTCTGAAACACCGGAATGGAG GTCTGATAACACTGGAAGAACTTCATCAGCAAGTgctgaagggaagggggaagTTTGCTCAGGATGTCAGCCA GGATGATCTCCTTCGTGCAATCAAGAAACTGAAGGTCTTGGGGAATGGCTTTGGGATTATCCCTGTTGGTGGAACATATCTGGTCCAGTCGGTACCAGCTGAACTGAACATGGATCACACTGTCGTCCTGCAGCTGGCAGAG GAACACTTGCTGAAGGAAGGAATGGCCTGGCTGGATACGCAGGCAGCAGGAGAACCTCAGTACTGGCTGCCTGCTCTCTTTACAGAGCTGTACTCTCAGGAAATCACTCCAGAGGAAGCCAAGGAGGCAATACCTTGA
- the SNF8 gene encoding vacuolar-sorting protein SNF8 isoform X1, producing the protein MHRRGVGAGAIAKKKLAEAKYKERGTVLAEDQLAQMSKQLDMFKTNLEEFASKHKQEIRKNPEFRVQFQDMCATIGVDPLASGKGFWSEMLGVGDFYYELGVQIIEVCLALKHRNGGLITLEELHQQVLKGRGKFAQDVSQDDLLRAIKKLKVLGNGFGIIPVGGTYLVQSVPAELNMDHTVVLQLAEKKGYVTVSEIRSSLKWETERAKQVLEHLLKEGMAWLDTQAAGEPQYWLPALFTELYSQEITPEEAKEAIP; encoded by the exons atGCACCGGCGGGGGGTGGGCGCGGGCGCCATCGCCAAGAAGAAGCTCGCGGAG GCGAAGTACAAGGAGCGAGGGACGGTCTTGGCCGAGGACCAGCTGGCCCAG ATGTCTAAGCAGCTGGACATGTTTAAGACCAACTTAGAAGAGTTTGCCAGCAAACACAAGCAAGAGATCCGTAAAAACCCCGAGTTCCGGGTCCAGTTCCAGGATATGTGTGCAACAATCGGAGTGGATCCTTTGGCAT CTGGTAAGGGATTCTGGTCAGAGATGCTGGGAGTTGGAGACTTTTACTATGAACTGGGTGTGCAGATCATTGAAGTTTGCCTGGCTCTGAAACACCGGAATGGAG GTCTGATAACACTGGAAGAACTTCATCAGCAAGTgctgaagggaagggggaagTTTGCTCAGGATGTCAGCCA GGATGATCTCCTTCGTGCAATCAAGAAACTGAAGGTCTTGGGGAATGGCTTTGGGATTATCCCTGTTGGTGGAACATATCTGGTCCAGTCGGTACCAGCTGAACTGAACATGGATCACACTGTCGTCCTGCAGCTGGCAGAG aaaaagggCTATGTAACAGTCAGTGAGATCAGGTCCAGCCTGAAGTGGGAGACGGAACGTGCAAAGCAAGTGCTG GAACACTTGCTGAAGGAAGGAATGGCCTGGCTGGATACGCAGGCAGCAGGAGAACCTCAGTACTGGCTGCCTGCTCTCTTTACAGAGCTGTACTCTCAGGAAATCACTCCAGAGGAAGCCAAGGAGGCAATACCTTGA
- the UBE2Z gene encoding ubiquitin-conjugating enzyme E2 Z has translation MAESPAAEEAAPAAVLAAAGSGGASAGPGGGAGSPGVFIPAELWAAAGFGAATPGAGVAPGSGGAPIAAAAAAAGAALLTHSAFWDPTVSGDWDSERPSPACLLRIKRDIMSIYKEPPPGMFVVPDPHDMTKIHALITGPFDTPYEGGFFLFLFRCPPDYPIHPPRVKLMTTGNNTVRFNPNFYRNGKVCLSILGTWTGPAWSPAQSISSVLISIQSLMTENPYHNEPGFEQERHPGDSKNYNECIRHETIRVAVCDMLEGKCPCPEPLRGVMEKSFMEYYDFYEGVCKERLYLQGQTMQDPFGEKRGHFDYQSLLVRLQGIRQKVQEKHQQENTEIDSESSSSETETDTQGCSKA, from the exons ATGGCGGAGAGTCCGGCCGCCGAGGAGGCGGCTCCGGCCGcggtgctggcggcggcgggtAGCGGCGGCGCTTCggccggcccgggcggcggcgcggggagccccggcGTCTTCATCCCCGCCGAGCTGTGGGCGGCGGCGGGCTTCGGCGCTGCGACGCCGGGCGCCGGCGtcgccccggggagcggcggggcccccatcgcggcggcggcggcggccgcgggggccgcGCTCCTCACGCACTCCGCCTTCTGGGACCCCACGGTCAGCGGCGACTGGGACAGCGAGCGGCCCAGCCCGGCCTGCCTCCTGCGGATCAAACG GGATATCATGTCCATTTACAAGGAACCGCCCCCGGGAATGTTTGTTGTGCCTGATCCCCACGACATGACCAAG attcaTGCATTGATCACAGGCCCATTTGACACGCCTTATGAAGGGGGTTTCTTCTTGTTCCTGTTTCGCTGTCCTCCAGATTATCCCATCCACCCACCAAGGGTCAAACTGATGACAACGGGAAATAACACAGTGAGGTTTAACCCCAACTTCTACCGCAATGGGAAAGTCTGCCTGAGTATTCTAGG CACTTGGACCGGGCCTGCAtggagcccagcacagagtatCTCTTCAGTCCTCATCTCCATCCAGTCTCTGATGACTGAGAACCCCTATCACAATGAACCCGGCTTTGAGCAG GAGaggcaccccggggacagcaAGAACTATAATGAGTGCATTCGGCATGAGACCATCCGAGTAGCAGTGTGCGACATGCTGGAAGGAAAGTGTCCCTGTCCTGAGCCGTTACG GGGAGTAATGGAGAAATCCTTCATGGAATACTACGACTTCTATGAAGGGGTGTGTAAAGAGAGACTTTATCTCCAAGGACAGACAATGCAG GATCCTTTTGGTGAAAAACGAGGCCACTTTGACTATCAGTCCCTATTAGTGCGTTTGCAAGGAATTCGGCAGAAGGTGCAGGAGAAACACCAGCAGGAGAATACAGAAATAGACTCTGAGAGCAGCTCCTCCGAGACAGAGACAGACACTCAAGGTTGCTCTAAAGCTTAG
- the ATP5MC1 gene encoding ATP synthase F(0) complex subunit C1, mitochondrial, which yields MQAPLALVSSPALFRCCSRALARPVSVSVFSRPEVQTVQPAGVSHPQLTRREFQTSAVSRDIDTAAKFIGAGAATVGVAGSGAGIGTVFGSLIIGYARNPSLKQQLFSYAILGFALSEAMGLFCLMVAFLILFAM from the exons ATGCAGGCTCCTTTGGCTCTTGTCAGCTCTCCAGCTTTG TTCCGGTGCTGTTCCAGGGCTCTGGCCAGACCAGTTTCAGTGTCTGTTTTCAGCAGGCCTGAGGTTCAGACTGTACAG CCAGCTGGCGTTTCCCATCCGCAGCTGACGCGCCGTGAGTTCCAAACCAGTGCTGTTTCCAGGGATATCGACACTGCTGCTAAGTTCATTGGTGCTGGTGCTGCCACGGTCGGGGTGGCTGGGTCAGGAGCGGGTATTGGAACGGTGTTTGGCAGCTTGATCATTGGCTATGCCAG GAATCCGTCTCTCAAGCAGCAGCTCTTCTCCTATGCCATCCTGGGGTTTGCCCTGTCTGAGGCCATGGGTCTCTTCTGTTTGATGGTGGCATTCCTTATCCTCTTTGCTATGTGA